The Juglans regia cultivar Chandler chromosome 1, Walnut 2.0, whole genome shotgun sequence nucleotide sequence GCTGCTGAAGGTACCTGCTTTAATCGATCCAGTACCTGAAACTTTTTTGCTTCCTTGGGTGGGCTTCATTTATAGTTTCATGTTGAATTATGTGTTTATGCAGAGAAAGGGGTACCCGAGTTCTGGCTCACCgcaatgaaaaataatgaagtgCTAGCTGAGGAGGTTAGCCTTGTCAATAATAATTTCCTGTGCTTGGTGCttctatatgattttttatgtaaaattgtGGTTTCCTTGTTTATGCAATTAGATATCCGAGCGTGATGAAGGAGCTCTGAAATATCTCAGAGATATTAAATGGTGTAGAATAGATAATCCAAAGGGGTTCAAACTTGAGTTCTTCTTTGACACAAATCCTTATTTCAAGAACTCTGTCTTGACAAAGACATATCACatgattgatgaagatgaacCTATTTTAGAGAAAGCAATCGGGTACCTACTGATCCTACCTTGCTGTGGCCCtgaaatccttttttttttcttttcagtattTGAGAAAAGCTTGTGCACAGCTATTTTTTGATTGATACTTTTGGTGCCTTCAGGACAGAAATTGAGTGGTATCCAGGAAAATGCTTGACGCAGAAGCTCCTTAAGAAGAAGCCTAAGAAGGGATCAAAGAATTCGAAGCCAATTACTAAAACTGAAAGTTGTGAAagtttcttcaactttttcagtCCACCTCAAGTCCCCGAGGATGATGAAGATATTGACGAGGATGCTGTATGATCAATGTCACgacatttaaaaaatgattgatgaTTATTGACTCTTTATTTTgtacttgattttatttttattcattttgagcAGGCCGAGGAACTCCAAAATCAAATGGAGCAAGATTATGACATTGGGTGAGagtataaaatatcttttatccATGATTAGGTTTCTTAAGTGGAAATAGTGTTCAGGGGTTGTGGTTGTGGTTGTAGTAGCATTGAACTGAAATCCAGGCAACACAGCTTGAAGTTTCATGGTAATTTCATAATAATGCTTTATGTAGGTCAACTATTCGAGATAAGATCATACCCCATGCTGTATCATGGTTTACTGGGGAGGCTATTCAGGAAGATGAGTTTGGAGAcatagaagatgatgatgaagatgaagacgttgaagatgatgatgaggaagaggaggacgatgaagacgaagaagaagatgatgaagatgaagaggaaagTAAGACCAAAAAGAAGGTGAGTGTTTTAAACAATTTGGATTTGCCAAGTTGCAgcttttttttggtttaatgaAACATTTTTTGGGTTTGACATGATAACTTTTTTCTCGTTGTGTTTCTAAGTTTATCATTTTGTTCCTttggatttataatttttttcaattagatttaatttgaaaatttccaTTAAATAATCTACCAGAAAATTTACAGGCTTGTCATATGGCCAagagttataaatatataaaaaggttgtagaaaccaaaaccaaaaaaagatttaaaaaccaagatttttcaaaacatgtaaaaaaaaaaaaaaaaacaccagagaagagaaatagaaacaaactataaaataaaaaatggagaagAGGATGGAAATGGAGGCCTCCGCTACTCTCCCCACCAAGTCTGGGTGACCGGTTTTGATTTGTCACTTGGGTGTTGCTGAGTAGGTGGACATGGGTGGCTCTTGAGGACATGCCTAGTCTGGCCAACCTAGGTCATGCCTGGGTGGCCAACCCAAGTTTGGCCAGGGTTCGCCAACCTAGGTCAGTTGGGAGGGTGCCCCTGCCCCCCTCatcttcttccactttttttaatggtttttctGAATAtctcatttttagtttttaagtttttgaagtttttgttttatgCCTTTTCTATTTATGTtggctttttatttttgacatgccttttctaattttagatttttaaaatgatatataattttttacgtctttttttagttttaaaacctttttgtacttatatattatttttaggcACATGTCGAGATGTGGCATGTCACATCTGATTTCTATTAGATTATTTAATGGAAATTTGACAGGTTtttagttgaaaaaaatttacaagcCCTAGGAGcgaaatgaaatttgaaatccaAGGAGCAAACGTTAATCGTGTAAAACCCATTAACTATTATTGTACTCATCCCTTtcgtttttcattttaaaaattggtACTAATCATTATTTGTCAAATTGATTTTGAATGTTTCTGCAGTCATCGGCTGGACACAAGGTACATTACTTGTTTTCCAATTTCCCTTCTTCCGTTATAGATCTTAACACTACCTATCCCAAAAAAAGGGAGAAATATAAGACTCATCCTAATTGCTGTTACTCTTCTTTTCTAATTAATCAATAATGGTGTTGTAATCTGTAGAAGAGTGGAAGAACACAAGCTGTGGATGGTCAGCAGGGTGAGCGGCCTCCAGAATGCAAGCAACAGTAAGATTAGTAAAGTTTGCTGTAGCAGCAGATGCGATACGCCCGAGAGTTTTCATGGGGGTCATTGCAACATGTTAATCAAAAAGAGGTGGCGATTTTGaattgttctttctttcatatttttcttcctAATATTATATGAGGAATGATTTTGGGTCTCTTTTTCTCCCTTTCCTTATCTTGATGTTGGTTTGAAAAGACTGGTTTATATAGTGAGATATGTCCTGTGATTTGTTGATGCATGTAGGGGTCTTGAATGTTTCCAGTATTGTTTCTAGTAAATCAGCTTTTTGGTAGGCCTTCCTTGTGTTTAGGTTGCTCCCATTTTCTCTTGAATGCTTAAATCCCTTACTCGATCTGGTcattattttgatcattttctgATTCACATTCTGGGCGTTTTGTGAAATTTTGTGGTGTGTTGCTCCCCCTTTTCATTAGTCGCTTGCTTCTAAGCTTATACTGGAAGTTCATTTCAACAAAATACAACATatgaacatataaataaaagatgatttaaAAGAGAAGGGAACGAAATAGTAATGCTGTTGTAAAAGTATTTGTTCCATTCCCTTTTATTACACGCTCAACTAGGTTATTTACTTTGGATTCTCTTATTTTTAAGAGAAGTGCTATCCATAAGCCTTGCATCTTGCacactcacttaaaaatatgtcattttacctttttattatattttacttacaaatatgtctgaaatcattttcattacgtgggtAAAAAGGtaaagtaatatatttttaaataggtgTGCAGGATGTaaggcttatgtttagaatttttctaaacatgcatatttgagaattgttttttattttcttttcagaactattaattttttaggaaattatacattattatccaaacttttcgttttttatttcttatatgaCCACTACACTGATTCTCCATTGACTCTTGGGGGTTACTTTTAGGGATTTTCTAAgcaaattatttatacaagaaaataactttttgtttgtttggttggtTGTCACtggagaataatttttcaaaaaatgcgTTTTGTTGTTTGGTACATAGGcctatttggatagtgaaaatattttatctcattgtatttcatcattataatttttacaaattttcacactataataaataattcaattttttttaattttaaaaaaataatattattaaaaaataatattttattcaatttttaattttattttaattcatttcatctcaatttattattcaaatagtACATTTGTTAGGTcttatttagatagtgaaatgagatgagttgagatgatttatgaatagcaGTAAGAttgttgagttgaaatgagataagatggtttttaaaaatttgtgtatttggatttagaagtgagatgagatggttagaactattttgagaatttgataaTTGTGTGTCCCACCAGATATTgcataatatttgtaaagaatgattattatttataaatatatttatattaagtaatagtatataaacttttaaaaaaataatatataaacattttgGGGATAGTTTattaagtaataatatataaatatgtttaaatatatattaactttttggAGATTTGTAGTTTGTCCTTATGTGAAAACACTTGGAgaaacaatttttaaaattttacagagttgagatgttttgttttaagataAATGCTGTAATCATATAGATATTTTACAACAGTAAATCAcattatttgatatgatatattggattaaaaaatttatttttattataaaatagatttttatatattatataaagtcatgttagtttgtatatttaattttatgaattttttttgtgttcgtagcaattttcttattttaaaattaaaaaatatatatatattcgtgcattttaatcaaaatttttatcCTCTGTGCTTTTAAAATTGGTCTAATTAATCTTTCAGTTAGAAATGAGGCAATGAGGAGGGTGAAGACAAGGGAGAGCAAGGGAACGTGagattagggaaaaaaaaaaaaacaatttttagaaaaaaaaagcattggatttaaaattgtttttggtTTACCAACTATTTCAAGCAcattaaaccacaaaaatccCTTTTTGACTATCGACTGTAAATCCCATTTTTGTCTGTCCTAACTGTGAGATcataacaaaaacagaaaatttaTAACTTACAGAGTTCAAATTAGGAAATAAATGAAAGTTTTGAAAGCTCGAAATCATAAtgcaaaagagaaatgatatttgtaattatgaaaTATGTAAGTGTCGATgtcttaaattaaatattaagtttttaatgtaaattattataaatccaatgtcttattttatatacctatttttctattgtt carries:
- the LOC109009493 gene encoding nucleosome assembly protein 1;2-like; protein product: MSNDKDNFNMSDLNAALNQEDRAGLVNALKNKIQSLAGQHSDLLENLPPKVRRRVEVLKEIQGQHDELEAKFLEERAALEAKYQKLYQPLYTKRYELVNGVVEAEGVTDEAALEGEDKAAEEKGVPEFWLTAMKNNEVLAEEISERDEGALKYLRDIKWCRIDNPKGFKLEFFFDTNPYFKNSVLTKTYHMIDEDEPILEKAIGTEIEWYPGKCLTQKLLKKKPKKGSKNSKPITKTESCESFFNFFSPPQVPEDDEDIDEDAAEELQNQMEQDYDIGSTIRDKIIPHAVSWFTGEAIQEDEFGDIEDDDEDEDVEDDDEEEEDDEDEEEDDEDEEESKTKKKSSAGHKKSGRTQAVDGQQGERPPECKQQ